One part of the Phycisphaeraceae bacterium genome encodes these proteins:
- a CDS encoding glycosyltransferase family 2 protein, whose protein sequence is MPLLVVIVNYRTADLVIDCLRSLASEVAALPGTRVVVTDNASGDGSAEKIRAAIDGQGMAAWARVQPLERNGGFAYGNNAAIRGALGGPDAPELVMLLNPDTVARPGALTELVGFLRANPRAGIAGGRLEEPDGTPQCSAHWLPGPMSELEQGARTGPITRLLGRFRVSRGVSDTPHRCEWVSGASMMIRREVFERIGLLDEEYFLYFEEVDFCRRAVDAGYEIWFVPGSCVTHFEGSATGIAAARRRRAGYWYDSRRRYFVKSYGVLGLIAADALWLVGRTILRVRRLVGLGGSTAQDPLRFTRDIVLGDLGAVCSGKVWSIDRRVRPL, encoded by the coding sequence ATGCCGCTGCTCGTCGTGATCGTCAACTACCGGACCGCCGACCTGGTGATCGACTGCCTCCGGTCGCTCGCGAGCGAGGTCGCCGCGCTCCCGGGGACGCGCGTGGTCGTGACCGACAACGCATCCGGGGATGGTTCGGCCGAGAAGATCCGCGCCGCCATTGATGGGCAGGGGATGGCCGCCTGGGCCCGCGTTCAGCCGCTGGAGCGCAATGGGGGCTTTGCCTACGGCAACAACGCGGCGATCCGCGGGGCGCTCGGCGGCCCTGACGCACCAGAGTTGGTCATGCTGCTCAATCCTGACACCGTCGCACGGCCCGGGGCGCTCACCGAACTGGTGGGGTTCCTTCGGGCCAATCCGAGGGCGGGGATTGCCGGTGGCCGGCTCGAGGAGCCCGACGGGACGCCGCAGTGCTCCGCGCACTGGCTCCCGGGTCCGATGAGCGAACTGGAGCAGGGGGCGCGGACAGGCCCCATCACCCGGCTGCTCGGCCGGTTTCGTGTCTCTCGCGGTGTGAGCGACACGCCGCACCGCTGCGAGTGGGTATCCGGCGCCAGCATGATGATCCGGCGCGAGGTGTTCGAGCGGATCGGGCTGCTCGACGAGGAGTACTTCCTGTACTTTGAGGAGGTCGATTTCTGTCGGCGCGCGGTGGACGCCGGCTACGAGATATGGTTCGTTCCCGGGTCCTGTGTCACACACTTTGAGGGCTCGGCAACCGGGATCGCCGCCGCTCGCCGCCGCCGCGCCGGGTACTGGTACGACTCGCGCCGGAGGTACTTCGTCAAGAGCTACGGCGTGCTCGGGCTCATCGCGGCCGATGCGCTCTGGCTCGTTGGGCGCACCATCCTTCGGGTCCGTCGCCTCGTCGGCCTCGGCGGCTCGACGGCGCAGGACCCGCTGCGGTTCACCCGTGACATCGTGCTCGGCGATCTCGGGGCGGTGTGCTCGGGCAAGGTGTGGTCGATCGATCGCCGGGTGCGACCGTTATGA
- a CDS encoding 2OG-Fe(II) oxygenase: protein MVIMPFDRDALRAKVRSAKPYPFFCLDNFLDESFAEEVRCSFPSFEQAEKLGRKFSAVNEKNKIQITDSTKFTPPVLRLHEALASQEWLDTVGYVFDMPGLLADASLGGGGIHETGPRGHLDVHVDFNVLDENGWHRRLNILVYFNKDWKPEWGGNIELWDKDVKVCHHSLSPVFNRCVIFETNEISFHGVSAVKCPEGNSRKSFAAYYYTKEAPAHYPGFAHSTIFKARPDEKIKGNVLMPLENASRAAKGAFESLKKAVKPLIKPDKKD from the coding sequence ATGGTTATTATGCCGTTTGATCGGGATGCGCTGCGAGCCAAGGTCAGGTCGGCGAAGCCGTATCCGTTCTTCTGCCTCGACAACTTCCTCGACGAGTCATTCGCCGAGGAGGTGCGGTGCTCGTTCCCGTCGTTCGAGCAGGCCGAGAAACTCGGCCGCAAGTTCTCCGCGGTGAACGAGAAGAACAAGATCCAGATTACGGATTCGACAAAGTTCACGCCGCCGGTCCTGAGACTCCACGAGGCCCTTGCCTCGCAGGAGTGGCTCGACACGGTGGGTTATGTCTTCGACATGCCCGGGCTTCTGGCCGACGCCTCGCTCGGCGGCGGCGGCATCCACGAGACCGGACCGCGGGGCCACCTGGACGTTCACGTCGATTTCAACGTGCTCGACGAGAACGGCTGGCACCGCCGGCTGAACATCCTCGTGTACTTCAACAAGGACTGGAAGCCGGAGTGGGGCGGGAACATCGAGCTGTGGGACAAAGACGTGAAGGTCTGCCACCACTCGCTCTCGCCGGTCTTCAACCGCTGCGTCATCTTCGAGACCAACGAGATATCGTTCCACGGCGTCTCGGCCGTCAAGTGCCCCGAGGGCAACAGCCGCAAGTCGTTCGCCGCGTACTACTACACCAAGGAAGCCCCGGCGCACTACCCGGGCTTTGCCCACTCGACGATCTTCAAGGCCCGGCCCGACGAGAAGATCAAAGGGAACGTGCTCATGCCGCTGGAGAACGCCTCTCGGGCCGCCAAGGGTGCGTTCGAGTCGCTCAAGAAAGCGGTCAAGCCGCTCATCAAGCCCGACAAGAAGGACTGA